The stretch of DNA CACCCTCGCCCGGCTGCTGCCCCCCGACGCCCGGTGACCCCTGCGATAGCCCTCCGTGTGGCCCGGCCGTCATCGGCGCAGGTCGGGCGACACGTGCGGGTGAATGAGCGGTCACATGATCAGCCGTGCGTAACCAGCGGCGGGCGCCGCTCGTTGGCCAGCATGCAAACCCCCACCGGCCCAACGGTCAAGCAAGGTCAAGGACTGTCACCCGATGGTGTGGTTATGGCTTGCCGGAGCAACCGTCCGGTGGGCCGGGGTGTCGACAACGACGAAGGGAGGTGTGGCCCGTGACGGCAAACGTGCTGGAGCACCGGCGGGCGAAGGCCTTCGCCGAGGCGCTGGAGGCCCACCAGAGGGAGGCCGTACCGAACACCGGTACGCCTGAAGCGAGTTCGCCCACCGGCGCGTTCGCGGAGCTGCTGTCCGTGGCGGACGACCTGGGCGGGCTGCCCGGGCCTTCGCTGACCGGCGAGGCCAGGTCCGTCCAACGCGCCCAGCTGATGGCCGCGTTCGAGCAGGAGTGGGCCGGTGGCCAGACCGCCCGCGTCCCGCAGCAGCGCAGGCACCGGGGCATCCGGGCCGCCCGGCGCGGCCGTTGGGGCCGTCGGCTGGCCATCGGCGGGCTGGTGGCGGGAGTTGCCGTCGGCGGCTTCACCGGCGCCGCCTTCGCGAGCTCCAACGCCCTTCCGGGGGACGCGCTCTACGGCATGAAGCGCGGCCTGGAGGGCCTGCGGCTCGACCTGGCGGGCTCCGACAGCGAGCGCGGCGCACTGCTGCTCGACCAGGCCTCCACCCGGCTGGAGGAGGCGCAGAACCTGCTCGGGCGGGCCGGCCGCGAGGACGGGCTGAGCCCGGCCGCCGTCGACCAGGTCCGTCGGGCCCTGGACGACATGCACGCGGAGGCCGTCCGCGGCCGGGAGCTGCTGCGCTCGGTCTACCGGAGCAACGGCTCGCTCGCCCCGATGCGGAAGCTCGCGACCTTCGCGGACGGGGAGGACGGCCGGTGGGCCGCGATCCAGGGGCAGTTGCCCCCGCAGCTCACCACCGAGGCCGGCCGGGTCGACCGCTTCTTCGGCGACGTGAACGAGGACGTGGCCCCGCTCCACCTGGAGCAGCCCCCGGCCAAGCCCGCCACCGGCGTGGCCCCCGCCGCACCGGCCTCCGGCAGCTCCGCCCCCGAGGACGCCCCCGAGCCCAGCAAAGCGGCCTCCGGCGGCTCCGCGGCGAACGGCGGCCCGGCCAGCCGGCAGCCCCAACCGCAGTCCGGCGTGGGCGGCCTGGTCCACTCCCTCACCGACCCCCTCACCGGCACCACCGGCAACGGCACCGCCCCCACGGGCAACGCCACCCCCGGCACCGCCCCCAAGTCGGCCCCCACCCCGGCCCCTTCGGCAGCCCAGACCACCCCGGAGGGCACCCCCCAGGGCCTGACCATCCCGCCCTTGCTGCCGGGATTGCTCCCCGGACTAGGGCTTTAACCCATAGGGGCGCGAGGAACTGCGCGAGCTCGGAAGACGACCACCTGTCGCCTCCCGCAGCGCGCAGTTCCTCGCGCCCCTGGGTCTGTGCCACTGACTCAAGGGATCGAAGATCGGTCCGCTTCTCCCGACCTCGCGCAGTTCCTCGCGCCCCTACCTTCGCGTTCCACAAGTGGGGCAGAAAGCCGAACCGTCCGGCACCGTCGCCTGGCAGGACGTGCAGGTGCTCGGCTGGGCCAGGCGGTAGCCACAGGCGCCGCAGAAGGCCGAGCCGTGCGTCTCGTGGTTGCACTGGGGGCAGACCAACTGGCGCGGGGCGGAGACGTCGTAGGACTGGCCGGCCTGCTGGCCGGCGTCCCAGGCGCGCTGCTCGACCATCGCGTTCATGCCGCGCTGCCGCGCTGCCTCGGCCTCGGCGGCCGTGTCGGGGGCGCAGCCGTGGCAGAGCCCGACCGAACCCGAGAAGCACCGCCCGCAGACGTACGAAGTACACCTCGCGCAGCGGTCGAAGTGGCCCTGGGCCTGGGTGATGGCGCGTTGGAAGGCGGCGTCCCGGGAGCTACCCCAAGTCGCGCCGGCCAGGCCGTCGGCGGCGTTGCTGATGGTGCCGCCGTTGCCGCCGAGGACGCTCCACGCGGCGGAGACGCCCTTGCTGACCCAGCTGGCGGCCCGGCCGGTGGTGAAGGACTCGAAGGGCGACCGCCAGGTGTCCGAGCACCGCGAGCAGTGGAACTCGAACTGGAAGCCCGACCCGGTGCCGTACTGCTCGCACAGGTCACGGTAGTTGTTGCTGAAGTAGATCTCGTTGCTCATGAGCCGAACGCCCCCACAGAGGTGACCAGAGAGAGGCTCAGAAGAATACCGATCGGCGCTGCATCAGCAGCTTGTAGAGCGTGTGCTGAATTGTTTCGCGGACCTCGTCGGTGAGGTCGAAGACCAGCATCGGGTCGTCCGCGGCCTCGCGGGGCAGGCTGTCGGTGGGGATCGGCTCGCCGAACTGGATGGTCCACTTGGTGGGCAGCGGGAGGGCGCCGAGCGGGCCGAGCCAGGGGAAGGTGGGGGTGATCGGGAGGTACGGGAGGCCGAGCAGGCGGGCCAGCGGCTTGAGGTTGCCGATCATCGGGTAGGTCTCCTCGGCGCCGACGATCGAGCAGGGCACGATCGGCACCTGGGCCTTGATCGCCGAGGCCACGAACCCGCCCCGGCCGAAGCGCTGGAGCTTGTACCGCTCACTGAAGGGCTTGCCGATGCCCTTGAAGCCCTCCGGCCAGACGCCGACCACCTCGCCGCGCTCCAGGAGGGCCTGGGCGTCCTCGTTGCAGGCCAGGGTGTGGCCGGCCTTGCGGGCCAGCTCGCCGATGCCGGGGAGCACGAAGACCAGGTCGGCGGCGAGCATCCGCAGGTGGCGCCGGTGCGGGTGGTGGTCGTGTATGGCCACCTGGGTCATCACGGCGTCCAGCGGGATGGTGCCGGAGTGGTTGGAGACGATCAGCACCCCGCCCTCGGCCGGGATGTTCTCGATGCCGCGGACCTCGACCCGGAAGTACTTCTCGGCGATCGGGCGGAGCACCGAGAGCACGACCTCCTCGGTGAGCTCCCGGTCGAAGCCGAACTCGTCCACCTCGTAGTCGCCGGTCAGCCGGCGCCGCAGGAAGGACAGGCCGTTGGCGGCCCGGCCCTCCCAGCCCTTGCCGAGGGCCCGCTCGGCGGCGGCGCCCAGCGGGCCGGCCAGGGCTCCGCCGACGGCGCCGGCGATCCGGTCGGCCAGGCCGGCGGGGGCCTGGTCGGCGGCCTGGTAGCTGGGGGCGGATTCGATCGGGATCACCCGGGCCTCGGCGGCCCGCTCACTCGCGGCGGTCATCGCTGCCTCAGCTCCTCGGCAGGGTCGGGGTCCGCTCGGCGCCGAGCAGGCGGCCGAGCCGGTCGGTGACGGCGGCCAGCCGTTCGGGCGGCAGCAGGCCGGAGCGCTGCGCCGCGGCGAACTCGGCGAAGGCCTCCGCGGTGGCGAAGCGCGGCTGGTAGCCGAAGGTCTCGCGCAGGTGGGTGGTGTCCACCACCCGGCCGTGGGTGAGCAGCTGGAGCTGCTCGGGCGAGACGTCGGCGATCCTGGTCTGCCGGGCCAGCGCGGCGACCAGGCCGAGGGCGGGGGCGAGCAGCGGCACGGTCGGCCGCCCGAGCCGGCGGGCGCACTGGGAGAGCAGCAGCACGCCCTCCCCGGCCACGTTGAAGGTGCCGGGCCGGGGCTCGGGTCCGGCGGCGAGCCGGAGCACCTCGATCACGTCGTCCTCGTGGACGAACTGCAGGCGCGGGTCGTGACCGAGCACGGTGGGCAGCACGGGCAGGGCGAAGTACTCGGCCAGCGGGGTGTCGCCGGCCGGGCCGAGGATGTTGGCGAAGCGCAGCACGGTGACGGCGCAGTCGGGGCGGCGGCGGGCGAAGCCGCGCACGTAGCCCTCGGCCTCGGTGGCGTCCTTGGCGAAGCCGCCCCTGGGCAGGTTCTTGGGCTGCATCCGCTCGCCGAAGACGGCCGGGTCGCGCGGGGCGGAGCCGTAGACCCCGGTGGTGGACTTCACCACCAGTCGGCGCAGCCCGGGGGCCTTCTGGCAGGCGCCGAGCAGCTGCATGGTGCCGATGACGTTGCGTTCCTTGACGGTGGCCCGGCTGCCGGGGCCGATCGCGCTGACGTCCAGGTGCACCACGGTGTCCACCTCGTGCTCGGCGATCACCCGGGCCACCGTGGGCCGCCGCAGGTCGAGCCGGCGGAAGGCGTACGAGGGCTCGGCGGCGGGTTCGCGCGAATCCACCCCGATCACCCGGTCCACCCCGGGGCTGCGGCTCAGCTCCGCCGCGAAACGATCGCCGAGGCGCCGGGCGACTCCTGTGACGAGCACCACCTTGCCCACCTGCTGCACCCTCCTCGAACGCTCCCCAGCAGCACCGTACCGCGCCGGCGATTGAGCGCCGCTAACGCGGGCCCGGATGTCTGAAGTCCGGACGGCGTCCGGGTACAGCACTGCCCGCCCCGGCTGGTGCCGAGGCGGGCAGAAGAAGCGTCTACCGCAGTATTACTTCTTGTTGCGACGCTGAACGCGAGTCCGCTTCAGAAGCTTGCGGTGCTTCTTCTTGGCCATACGCTTGCGACGCTTCTTGATGACAGAGCCCACGGAACAACCCTCGCTCACTGAGACTCGCGCCCGTGAGAGACGGAGTCCATACGACTGACGGAGGGCCTAGCCTACCTTCCGTGCGCCCAGCACCGTAATCGTGTCCCCAACGAGTGGGAAACCGGTGGTGGACTACGCGACTCCTACGCGCTCTCGAGCCGCACGTAGGACTCCTTCAAGTAGTCGTGGACCGCCTGCTCGGGCACCCGGAACGAGCGACCCACCCGGATCGCCGGGAGCTCTCCGCTGTGCACCAGGCGGTACACCGTCATCTTGGACACCCGCATGACCGAGGCGACCTCGGCCACGGTCAGGAAGACGACCTCCTGAAGGGGGCGTTCGCCGGAACTCATGACCCTCACCCGACCCTTAACCCGTGTGCAAGGCACCGGCTTCCCCTCCGGTGACTCCACCGGCACACGTGTATCCCCAGAGTAGTTATGGGTGGTACCAGTGGGAAGAGGGAGAAGCCCAGTCTCTGTACGGTGCGAGATGCGTCTGTTGCAGTACGTAGTCACTCGACGGTTGGGTGCGATCCGGGTACGCACCGCCGTCCACCGGCGCGGGCGCCTGGCGTGCGCGCCCTCACCCCGCGGCGCGAGCCGGGCGGTCAGGGCAGCAGGCCGTGGTGGGGGAAGACGGCCCGGCGGGCGGCCAGAATGGCCTGGTCAAGCCGGTCCCCGGGGTCGTAGCCGGCGTCGTCGAAGTCGCGCCAGTAGGGCGTCACGCCGTCCGTCATCCGGGTGGGCGCGGTCTGGCCGGTGGTGCGCAGCACCTCCGCGCGCCAGGCCTCCGGGGTTTCGGCGGCCGGGTCGAGCGGGTGGCCGGCGGCGGTTGCGACCAGATGCGTCCACGCCCTCGGTACGACCTCCACCACCGCGTACCCGCCCCCGCCGAGCGCCACCCAGCGGCCGTCCGCGTACCGGTGGGCCAGCTCGTGCATCGCACCGGCGGCCTCCCGCTGGGCGTCCAGGCTGACCGCCAGATGGGCGAGCGGATCGTCCAGGTGGGTGTCGGCCCCGTGCTGGCTCACCACCGCCTGCGGCCGGAAGGCCGCCAGCAGGCCCGGCACCAGCGCGTGGAAGGCCCGCAGCCAGGCCGCGTCGCCCGTCCCGGCCGGCAGCGGCAGGTTGGCCGCCGAGCCGGGCGCGCCGTCCCCGCCGGTCTCGGTCGACCAGCCGGTCTCCGGGAAGAGCGTGGCCGGGGTCTCGTGCAGCGAGATGGTCAGCACCCGGGGGTCGTCCCAGAAGGCCTGCTGCACCCCGTCCCCGTGGTGCACGTCCAGGTCCACGTACGCGACCCGCTCCGCCCCCAGCTCGAGCAGCCGGGCCACCGCCAGCGCGGCGTCGTTGTACACGCAGAAGCCGGCGGCCCGGTCCGGCATCGCGTGGTGCAGCCCGCCCGCGAAGTTGACAGCGTGGCCGGCCGCCCCCGACCAGACCGCCTCGGCCGCCGCCACCGACTGCCCCGCGATCAGCGCGGAGGCGCTGTGCAGGGTGGGGAAGGCCCAGTTGTCCTCGGTGCCGAGCCCGTGCCGCTGGTCGGTCAGCGAGGGGTCGGCGGCGACACGTTTCACCGCCTCCACGTACGCCGCGGAGTGCACCAGCCGCAGCGTCGAATCCCCGGCCGGCGGGGCCGCCTTGACCTGCACGCCGGGCGCGCCGGTGAGGCCGAACTCCTCGACCAGCCGCATGGTCAGGGCCAGCCGCCGGGGGTCCATCGGATGTCCGGGGCCGAAGTCGTACGTGGTGACGGCTTCGTCCCAGTACAGGTGGAGACCGCAGGAGTCGTGCATGGCTCCAACCTACTGGTTGCGCCCAGTTGCCTTCTCCAGAGCCATGTGTCCGGGGGTGGCGATGCCGAACTCCCTTGCGAAGAAGAGGATCGCCAGCACCAGCACCATGGGCGCCAGCAGGGCCAGCCGGTAGGAAGCGGCGTCGGCCAGCGCCCCCACCAGCGGCGAACCCACCAGGAAGCCCACGTAGTTGAAGAGGTTGAGCCGGGCCACGGCGGCGTCGGAATCGGCCGGGAAGCGGCGGCCGCCGGCCGCGAAGACCTGGGGGATGATCGCGCAGATGCCGAGGCCGAGCAGGGTGAAGCCGGCGATGCCCGTCCACGGCGAGGGGGCGGCGGCGGCCACCGCGAAGCCGAGCGCGGCGACACCCGCACCGGCCCGGACCACCGCGCCCGCGCCGAACCGCTGGACGGCCCGGTCGCCCACCGTGCGGCCGGCCAGCAGGGCCACCATGTAGCCGAGGTAGGAGAGTTTGGCCAGGTCGTCGGGGCTGCCCAGGCCGTCGGTGAGGTACTTGACGCTGTAGTTGGAGACGGAGGCGTCGGCGATGTAGGCGAAGGCCATCACCGCGCAGAGCGGCAGCAGCGGGCGCCAGGGGATCGACCGGGCGGCGGCCTCGGCGGCCTCCCGCACAGCGTCGCCCAGCTCGGCCCGGCCGGCGAAGCGGGTGCCGACCAGCAGCGAGAGCGGGATCAGCACGGCCGCGCTGACCCCGAACAGCTCGTCCAGACCCAGGTCGTAGTGCGAGCCGAGGCCGGCCAGCGCCGCACCGAGGATGCCGCCGGCGCTGAACGCGGCGTGGAAGCCG from Kitasatospora sp. MMS16-BH015 encodes:
- a CDS encoding DUF5667 domain-containing protein, whose translation is MTANVLEHRRAKAFAEALEAHQREAVPNTGTPEASSPTGAFAELLSVADDLGGLPGPSLTGEARSVQRAQLMAAFEQEWAGGQTARVPQQRRHRGIRAARRGRWGRRLAIGGLVAGVAVGGFTGAAFASSNALPGDALYGMKRGLEGLRLDLAGSDSERGALLLDQASTRLEEAQNLLGRAGREDGLSPAAVDQVRRALDDMHAEAVRGRELLRSVYRSNGSLAPMRKLATFADGEDGRWAAIQGQLPPQLTTEAGRVDRFFGDVNEDVAPLHLEQPPAKPATGVAPAAPASGSSAPEDAPEPSKAASGGSAANGGPASRQPQPQSGVGGLVHSLTDPLTGTTGNGTAPTGNATPGTAPKSAPTPAPSAAQTTPEGTPQGLTIPPLLPGLLPGLGL
- a CDS encoding zinc ribbon domain-containing protein, producing MSNEIYFSNNYRDLCEQYGTGSGFQFEFHCSRCSDTWRSPFESFTTGRAASWVSKGVSAAWSVLGGNGGTISNAADGLAGATWGSSRDAAFQRAITQAQGHFDRCARCTSYVCGRCFSGSVGLCHGCAPDTAAEAEAARQRGMNAMVEQRAWDAGQQAGQSYDVSAPRQLVCPQCNHETHGSAFCGACGYRLAQPSTCTSCQATVPDGSAFCPTCGTRR
- a CDS encoding lysophospholipid acyltransferase family protein, yielding MTAASERAAEARVIPIESAPSYQAADQAPAGLADRIAGAVGGALAGPLGAAAERALGKGWEGRAANGLSFLRRRLTGDYEVDEFGFDRELTEEVVLSVLRPIAEKYFRVEVRGIENIPAEGGVLIVSNHSGTIPLDAVMTQVAIHDHHPHRRHLRMLAADLVFVLPGIGELARKAGHTLACNEDAQALLERGEVVGVWPEGFKGIGKPFSERYKLQRFGRGGFVASAIKAQVPIVPCSIVGAEETYPMIGNLKPLARLLGLPYLPITPTFPWLGPLGALPLPTKWTIQFGEPIPTDSLPREAADDPMLVFDLTDEVRETIQHTLYKLLMQRRSVFF
- a CDS encoding NAD-dependent epimerase/dehydratase family protein; its protein translation is MGKVVLVTGVARRLGDRFAAELSRSPGVDRVIGVDSREPAAEPSYAFRRLDLRRPTVARVIAEHEVDTVVHLDVSAIGPGSRATVKERNVIGTMQLLGACQKAPGLRRLVVKSTTGVYGSAPRDPAVFGERMQPKNLPRGGFAKDATEAEGYVRGFARRRPDCAVTVLRFANILGPAGDTPLAEYFALPVLPTVLGHDPRLQFVHEDDVIEVLRLAAGPEPRPGTFNVAGEGVLLLSQCARRLGRPTVPLLAPALGLVAALARQTRIADVSPEQLQLLTHGRVVDTTHLRETFGYQPRFATAEAFAEFAAAQRSGLLPPERLAAVTDRLGRLLGAERTPTLPRS
- a CDS encoding 30S ribosomal protein bS22 — translated: MGSVIKKRRKRMAKKKHRKLLKRTRVQRRNKK
- a CDS encoding helix-turn-helix domain-containing protein, yielding MSSGERPLQEVVFLTVAEVASVMRVSKMTVYRLVHSGELPAIRVGRSFRVPEQAVHDYLKESYVRLESA
- a CDS encoding acetoin utilization protein AcuC; this translates as MHDSCGLHLYWDEAVTTYDFGPGHPMDPRRLALTMRLVEEFGLTGAPGVQVKAAPPAGDSTLRLVHSAAYVEAVKRVAADPSLTDQRHGLGTEDNWAFPTLHSASALIAGQSVAAAEAVWSGAAGHAVNFAGGLHHAMPDRAAGFCVYNDAALAVARLLELGAERVAYVDLDVHHGDGVQQAFWDDPRVLTISLHETPATLFPETGWSTETGGDGAPGSAANLPLPAGTGDAAWLRAFHALVPGLLAAFRPQAVVSQHGADTHLDDPLAHLAVSLDAQREAAGAMHELAHRYADGRWVALGGGGYAVVEVVPRAWTHLVATAAGHPLDPAAETPEAWRAEVLRTTGQTAPTRMTDGVTPYWRDFDDAGYDPGDRLDQAILAARRAVFPHHGLLP
- a CDS encoding MFS transporter — protein: MPEEITPRLRQARAALAVSFLLQGTTFALLVTCIPEIQKQYGLSDGLLPVFLAAVPILAGVGSISSEQLVRRSSARAVLRVVQPLLCLTLAGAGLGSALWQLGIALGAFGLLVGALDASMNMLGVGLQRRYGRSIMLGFHAAFSAGGILGAALAGLGSHYDLGLDELFGVSAAVLIPLSLLVGTRFAGRAELGDAVREAAEAAARSIPWRPLLPLCAVMAFAYIADASVSNYSVKYLTDGLGSPDDLAKLSYLGYMVALLAGRTVGDRAVQRFGAGAVVRAGAGVAALGFAVAAAAPSPWTGIAGFTLLGLGICAIIPQVFAAGGRRFPADSDAAVARLNLFNYVGFLVGSPLVGALADAASYRLALLAPMVLVLAILFFAREFGIATPGHMALEKATGRNQ